Proteins from one Nicotiana tabacum cultivar K326 chromosome 23, ASM71507v2, whole genome shotgun sequence genomic window:
- the LOC107780448 gene encoding protein AE7: protein MVSELINANPIVYEKKERRDRSAPSVADEYTAEPIDQLEIFDHIRDIKDPEHPYSLEELKVITEDAVEVKDERSYVRVTFTPTVEHCSMATIIGLCLRVKLMRCLPSRYKVDIRIAPGSHVTEAAVNKQLNDKERVAAALENPNLVDMVDECLAPSYA from the exons ATGGTTTCTGAATTGATTAATGCCAACCCTATTGTGTATGAGAAGAAGGAGCGTCGAGATAGGAGTGCTCCAAGTGTTGCGGATGAATATACAGCTGAACCTATCGACCAGCTAGAGATTTTTGA CCATATTAGAGATATAAAAGATCCAGAGCATCCCTATTCTCTGGAAGAGCTGAAAGTTATAACAGAAGATGCTGTTGAGGTAAAAGACGAGCGAAGCTATGTAAG GGTCACATTCACGCCTACTGTTGAACACTGCAGCATGGCGACCATTATTGGATTATGCTTGCGTGTGAAACTTATGCGATGTTTGCCTTCCCGTTATAAG GTGGATATTAGAATAGCACCTGGGAGTCATGTCACGGAAGCTGCAG TAAATAAGCAGTTGAATGATAAAGAGCGGGTAGCTGCAGCATTGGAAAACCCTAACCTTGTCGACATGGTTGATGAATGCCTTGCTCCATCTTATGCATGA